From Paraburkholderia sabiae, a single genomic window includes:
- a CDS encoding type II toxin-antitoxin system HipA family toxin: MGRRSQTQRLDLWMNGIAVGYWEKSSGGELLVYFDGWIGDEQGRPLSLSLPFTPGNQPYRGAVVSAFFDNLLPDSEPIRRRMAQRYKTGGTAPFDLLAALGRDCVGAIQLLPPGEAPTDLYRIGGDTLTASDIGRLLRDTTSAAPLGQRDQAADLRLSIAGAQEKTALLRHKGRWVLPAGSTPTTHILKLPLGLVGNMQADMRTSVENEWLCSRIVAAYGLPIAACEIGHFGDQKALVVERFDRRLSSDAMWIVRLPQEDMCQATGTPPIAKYQADGGPGIDAVMHVLAGSVDAAEDSARFFRAQLIFWLLAATDGHAKNFSIAHLPGNRYRATPLYDVLSAHPIIGRGANRVPMQKAKMAMAVRGTSNHYLIGQILRRHWLAQGQQVGLPRDTVDELIASVTGATQHVIDTVAAQLPGDFPQDLASAIFEGMTRQSKKLASA, encoded by the coding sequence ATGGGGCGCCGCTCACAGACTCAACGTCTCGACCTGTGGATGAACGGTATCGCCGTCGGCTACTGGGAAAAGTCCAGCGGCGGCGAGCTTCTCGTTTACTTCGACGGCTGGATCGGCGACGAACAGGGGCGTCCGCTGTCGCTGTCGCTGCCCTTCACGCCGGGCAACCAGCCGTACCGTGGAGCCGTCGTGTCCGCGTTCTTCGACAATCTGCTGCCGGACAGCGAGCCGATTCGCCGCAGAATGGCGCAGCGCTACAAGACGGGCGGCACGGCGCCGTTCGACCTGCTCGCCGCGCTCGGACGCGACTGCGTCGGCGCGATCCAGCTGCTGCCGCCGGGCGAGGCGCCGACCGACCTGTACCGCATCGGCGGCGACACGCTGACGGCGAGCGACATCGGGCGCCTGCTGCGCGACACGACATCGGCGGCCCCGCTCGGCCAGCGCGATCAGGCCGCCGATCTGCGGCTGTCCATCGCGGGCGCGCAGGAGAAAACCGCGCTGCTGCGGCACAAGGGCCGCTGGGTGCTGCCCGCGGGCAGCACGCCGACCACGCATATCCTCAAGCTTCCGCTCGGCCTCGTCGGCAATATGCAGGCCGACATGCGCACGTCGGTGGAAAACGAATGGCTCTGTTCGCGGATCGTCGCGGCGTACGGACTGCCCATCGCCGCGTGCGAGATCGGGCATTTCGGCGATCAAAAAGCGCTCGTCGTCGAACGCTTCGATCGCAGGCTGTCGAGCGACGCGATGTGGATCGTGCGTCTGCCGCAAGAGGACATGTGTCAGGCCACAGGCACGCCGCCCATTGCGAAATATCAGGCCGACGGCGGGCCCGGAATCGATGCCGTGATGCACGTTCTGGCCGGTTCCGTCGATGCCGCCGAAGACAGCGCGCGCTTCTTCAGAGCGCAACTGATCTTCTGGCTCCTCGCTGCAACGGATGGCCACGCGAAGAACTTCAGCATCGCGCATTTACCCGGCAACCGCTATCGCGCGACGCCGCTTTACGATGTGCTGTCCGCGCATCCCATCATCGGGCGCGGCGCGAACCGCGTGCCGATGCAGAAAGCGAAGATGGCGATGGCCGTGCGCGGCACGAGCAATCATTATCTGATCGGTCAGATACTGCGACGGCATTGGCTCGCACAAGGTCAACAGGTCGGCTTGCCACGCGATACCGTCGACGAACTGATCGCCTCCGTGACGGGCGCCACGCAGCACGTCATCGACACCGTGGCCGCGCAGCTACCCGGAGACTTTCCGCAAGATCTCGCATCGGCGATTTTCGAAGGCATGACGAGGCAAAGCAAAAAGCTCGCGTCGGCCTAG
- a CDS encoding alkaline phosphatase family protein, whose translation MSDHQSSNAPDPTRRKILAALAGSVALSACGGGGGSSGSTGATSGLPPDRANLPRPALPNPATSGIDHIVLVTMENRSFDHMFGWVPNAEHQQNRQFTDAFGQAQTSFGLTSNAAYGFQACSFSDPNHAYDAGRVHLANGAMNGFLLTPGTSVMRGDVLPIGYFGAPDLDFYREAVTQYTVCDYYMSGILSATFPNRLYLHSGETDRLDDSVDTSSLPTIWDRLDDKNISSTYYFHDVPFTALYGTRYVGRSKLFADFLSDAAGGNLPSFCMVDPSFAGEAQGTSNDDHPHADVRNGQVLLGKIYDALRTGPKWSTTLMILVYDEWGGFMEHAVPPVKPVSTAEHTVGNDGRLGFRVPCMLIGPRVRANNVSRYPFDPSSIHQLLAWRFGLDPLGVRASDASTFNMAYALDFSDAARTDAPAIAVTQGTFGVACSTAGVIPGLGGVDHSQQVPSTAASEPTVNAPGGRFADLRAKATALGFPGGM comes from the coding sequence ATGAGCGATCATCAATCTTCGAATGCACCCGATCCCACACGCCGCAAGATCCTGGCGGCGCTTGCGGGGAGTGTCGCGTTGTCGGCTTGTGGCGGAGGAGGCGGATCGTCGGGCAGCACGGGGGCGACGAGCGGCCTTCCGCCCGATCGCGCGAATCTCCCACGGCCTGCGTTGCCGAATCCCGCTACGTCGGGCATCGATCACATCGTGCTCGTCACGATGGAGAACCGTTCGTTCGATCATATGTTCGGCTGGGTGCCGAATGCCGAGCATCAGCAGAACCGCCAGTTCACCGATGCCTTCGGTCAGGCGCAAACGTCGTTCGGGTTGACGTCGAATGCCGCGTACGGCTTTCAGGCTTGCTCGTTCTCCGATCCGAACCATGCGTATGACGCAGGGCGCGTCCATCTCGCGAACGGCGCGATGAACGGTTTTCTGCTGACGCCGGGCACGAGCGTCATGCGCGGCGACGTGCTGCCCATCGGCTATTTCGGCGCACCCGATCTCGACTTCTATCGCGAGGCCGTTACGCAATACACGGTTTGCGACTACTACATGAGCGGCATTCTCTCGGCCACGTTTCCGAACCGCCTGTATCTGCACAGCGGCGAAACCGACCGCCTCGACGACAGCGTCGATACGTCGTCGCTGCCGACCATCTGGGACCGGCTCGACGACAAGAACATCTCGTCGACGTACTACTTCCACGACGTGCCGTTCACGGCGCTCTACGGCACGCGCTACGTCGGCCGCTCGAAGCTGTTTGCCGACTTTCTCTCCGATGCCGCCGGCGGCAATCTGCCCTCGTTCTGCATGGTCGATCCGAGCTTCGCGGGAGAAGCGCAGGGCACGTCGAACGACGATCACCCGCACGCCGACGTGCGCAACGGCCAGGTGCTGCTCGGCAAGATCTACGACGCGCTGCGCACCGGTCCGAAATGGAGCACGACGCTGATGATTCTCGTGTATGACGAATGGGGCGGCTTCATGGAGCACGCGGTGCCGCCCGTCAAGCCGGTGTCGACGGCGGAGCATACGGTCGGCAACGATGGCCGCCTGGGCTTCCGCGTGCCGTGCATGCTGATCGGGCCGCGCGTGCGCGCGAACAACGTGTCGCGCTATCCGTTCGATCCCAGCTCGATTCATCAGCTGCTTGCGTGGCGCTTCGGTCTCGATCCGCTCGGCGTGCGTGCGAGCGACGCGAGTACTTTCAACATGGCCTACGCGCTCGACTTCAGCGATGCCGCACGAACCGACGCGCCCGCTATTGCGGTGACGCAAGGCACGTTCGGCGTGGCTTGTTCGACGGCGGGTGTGATTCCTGGACTCGGCGGCGTCGATCACAGTCAGCAGGTTCCATCTACGGCAGCTTCGGAACCGACGGTCAATGCTCCCGGCGGACGCTTTGCCGATCTTCGCGCGAAAGCAACGGCACTGGGCTTCCCAGGCGGGATGTAA
- a CDS encoding helix-turn-helix domain-containing protein → MDYSVKTLGQLRPVLRGFRKAAGLTQAMLAERLGITQQSYAQFEANPAAAGVERLFTVLRLLNAGITLSQDEPTNAAPAAKIAPSNRATAPAANARKASAIKTTRRAQPVAAAKSTRRSAPKTDGRAATARKRAASAPRKREQW, encoded by the coding sequence GTGGATTATTCCGTCAAGACGCTTGGCCAGTTGCGGCCCGTTCTGCGCGGCTTTCGCAAAGCCGCTGGACTCACGCAGGCGATGCTCGCCGAGCGGCTCGGCATCACGCAGCAAAGCTATGCGCAGTTCGAGGCCAACCCGGCCGCCGCGGGCGTCGAGCGGCTCTTCACGGTCTTGCGGCTGCTGAACGCCGGCATCACGCTAAGCCAGGATGAGCCGACGAATGCGGCGCCCGCTGCGAAGATCGCGCCATCGAATCGCGCCACCGCACCAGCCGCCAATGCGCGCAAAGCGTCCGCCATCAAGACGACGAGGCGCGCGCAACCCGTTGCTGCCGCGAAGAGCACGCGTAGATCCGCGCCGAAGACAGACGGACGTGCCGCAACGGCGCGCAAGCGCGCGGCCAGCGCGCCCAGAAAGCGGGAGCAATGGTAG